The genome window TTATCAATCAGAAACTACAAGCAACacaatcattaaaattttggaattttgatGGATGAAAATCTCTGAATTATTTCTTAAGGAGGCTCAGTGAATTACTTAAGcacgcaaaaaaaaatttctttaaattattgcaCTTCACTTCATAATTTTTCTGTGAAATGTTTTTAAGTTTCTACATAAGAAGAATagtaataaaatgaaagaagatATGCGTGCATATAAGTGCACATGCACTTCAGTAAACTCATGGATAGATTGcatacaaactattttttaattttaaggccACTAAATGCTGGGGTTATTTATCTTTTGGTATAATGTCAAGCCTCTTTTCTGACACATCCTGGCTCCTGACGAAGTGGAAATCCCTACTCTTGCCTAATCTGAtgtaatgcttttttttttcatccatgaGTCGTATCCAATATAGATAGTCATCatgtttacaatttaataataatttataacagaTAATTAAGTGATTATTACTTCTCCTGTTCGAATTgcaattgaaatttgtttatttttattttatcatatatttattaatgattaatattacCTAATTTGCCTCTGGTTTGAACTCATTAGTCATTAAATAAGTGATATtattatccttataaaataaatgaaggaaattatatCGCTCGGAAAAGCTTTATCCGATGCGAATTTTCACACGGCGAGTGATTccacataaaaaatttcaagggcCAGTTTTACTTGAccctttttattacataataatattaaaaataataaagtgataatcataaaaaatatcaaaaaagagaaTATCTAAAGATAATACATTGATGCTAAATGCTTACCTAAATCAAATTAGGTCATTGAAAAACGAAGATAAGTCAGTTTTGTTCAGTATGTACTgagatataatgaaaaaatccataaatacaatgtttatctaattattactttgaataaatatcaaagaagttttaacaacaaaaaatttaataacaattttccAGGAACACCATGCTTATATTTGTGATTCTAGAAGAAATCAGAATTGCTTCAATGGCAGATATGATGACGACAAACATTGTATGAATCCTTCGGttgcttttttcaaaaataaggattgttataatgaaaattgtttgATGCCAAACTCAAGTTTCTGTAATAGTGGCTGgtgagataaaaatatttatttatcttttattttataaatatattattttaataaagctaaattctataataattaacaggAAAGGAATTGCATGTAGCTTATGCATTCCCTTGCCGGGTTGTCAGCATGGTATTTGCAAAAAACCatatgaatgtatttgcaaaaaagGTTTACTTGCTAATAATATTCTGTAACAAATGttatagctatttttatttAGGATATCAAGGCGTACTTTGTAATAAGCCCCAATGCGATAACTGCAAGCATGGTAGATGCATTGAAccaaataaatgtttgtaagATAGTGCTATAAATGtttatcttataataaataatatttagtacactatttttatttctatttacccAAAGTTGTGATTTTGGATGGAAAGGAAACAATTGTGACGAGTGTAAGCTCTTTCCAAATTGTAAAAATGGAACATGTTTTCATACCTTTGAATGTAATTGTAATGAAGGGTTTAAGGGACTGTTTTGTAACATATCAGGtaaggttaataaataatattagagaTGTTTTTCAATCAGAAATATTATCTAAtggttaatttattaaaaaatatatctatttatcatatttaaaagcaataattgaagataatcaattaagaaataaacttttaattgggacaaaaaatattgtacaagatgtataatttaatttaatttattcataatgtgtttatttatacattattacaCGGTAAATGttcattcttaaattaaaagatcttaaaaatttatcaattaaaacaactttttttatatacagaaaGTCAATCACACAAAAATTATGTCAGATGGGAatctcaaattatatatatatatatatcaatgttcctttaattggtcagatggggTTGTTctgattaagtatgagtaaacattatagtattacatttactcgaTTCTGACCAAGGAGTTGTAtgttttcatatacataaagtatatttccttctctaggaacgaccaagACGCGAACCGACGCACATTaatttcaagataataatttatctcaaatGCATTATCccttgagctacgtcgttccatttttCGAATAAcaacttgtttttgtttttttcgcaCGTTTTCAGAATATCCACTTAGAAACAATCCTTGTACCTCTAAcaatcctttttatatatatatatatatttatatgcaaattcCTAAATACTAAAAGCGGAGCCAGATTTCACTGGCAAAAAATACATCGAACAGTAAtgattatatgaatttttttatagacacaTATTTAGTAACTTTTCAAAACttctttaagtttaaatttgataaaaatgacgTTTTATATCGATGAAAACATAAAGAAactacttttgttattgttcTCTTTTAAGGGGCCCCTTTGTTCCCACACTTCTGCTCCACTGccaacatttattttgaaaaagaatatcgAATATTTATTTACGATAATTGATTGTACACAAACattgaattcaaaaattataaaataatatctttttttataaaataaaattttataactaaaattatttcaagttaaaaaacaaatgtacCTTACATTTATCTTTCGAAGTAATTTTTAATCtgttacacaaataaaaatttaattaaatattgttaaataaatattttatggataatatcaaagaaaagcTATATGAAGTATAGTTTACTTAATCAGATTTCTGCCCATTTTATAATCCACTCATTTATATTAGGGAAGCAAGGTaactaatatgatattttaatttatcatactttgcttactattaaaaaatatagtgagATAAGCAATATATGGTTTAATATGCAACACTATCAAATAAAGGGTACACATGAAAAAATTAACTGTTTTATCtgttttttaaccaaataatcTGTTTCAGCCCCAAAATACAGATCCATCAAGTCTTACTCTGTATGTtatgattttccaaaaattctatAGATGAGACAGGATTATCTACTATAATATCAtatcatgtttttatttatgtatgtccACAATTCTAACGCATAAGATaggggtatttatttcaaaagcaGATACAAATACAGACTTCAGACAAAAGATACAAGTTATTCAGGATTCAGAGTTACGTATTTAAAGCTATGTTTTATTCTGATCAggccagattcctgggctctgaaGGGCAAGCTTGTTTTTTCGCaaataaattgatctttttcataaaacaaggtCTATTTCCTTAgtctcaaagtttttataaagtattggctatagattcaaaaatgcaacaaaaaaattaaaaatacaaaaacgaaAAAgggaaatgtatatatattaaatacgaattaaaaagggAATTGGGAAGTATTTGTCTTAGTATTCTTAGTATGtgcataataaattaatttaaataaatatataatacaagtacatcctagaatataaatatactggGGGAgggaaatttttgtaaaaaatattccaaaatttaaattccaCCAATCCTtagttatttgcaaaaaaaataattacttaaataattacaaaaatctacagctattctaaaaaaaaattcttagcaattttttttttcaaagacccatagttgttcaaaaaaagttcaatttttttccaaaaaattgaaaaatctatgtgttctaaaaaaattaaattatttgtataaaaaaaattcaaaaattaaatttcgtaaatgaaatgttttgaaaaaaatttcaaaacacatacttatgcacaaaaaaaatcaatttttaggttaattgaaaaaaaattccaatattaaattttttagaataaaatttccaGTATTAAGTTTTTGCTCTGCTTCATAATTTGCTTGAattaccttaaaaataaatattaaaaaaaaattaaaccctattttttttgcgtaaattatttctttaaaatatatacaatatgacttattatataaaatgatttctaataaaatatgataaattgaataattacatgtacctttctgtttcttttattatttttggtttaatattccgttaattttgtgttttatattcGTCTAGTAACCCGTATCTTCAGACGAGTTCATGCTAATGAACAAGTTTATTATTCTTctataatatacattcatataccAAATATATTCAGTCTTTAGTTAGAAATCATATTGTGtatcattttgttttgtaaaaagtaaggctttaaactttttatttgttagtttctgttaaaatgcaaaatttgaattttgataaaactgaaAGAGAAGTGGCCATCATGGCCTTCCCAAGCAGGGTATCAAGGTAGCATTGCATAAAAGGATCATTCAAGATTATCTTAAAGAATATTGTCGTGAATAGGAGTTGAAAGAGAATGCGATGATAAAGTCATTAAAAACTCTGACAGATCAAACTTAATCTAAAAGGTCTGAGTCCGAGGGATCGCATCTTCCTTCTTCAATCACTATATCCCATTTCATGGAAACGTTCTCGAGGGGTGGGGGGGGTATGGGGGGCTCCTGTTTGGTGGGAAGACTTCGACAGTCTCGTTCATCCGAACCCAAAGTTGAGTACTCTTTATAAGTAGAGATCCCTTCGACAATTGTCATGACTCCAGTTCTCCTCTTGTAGACAGGTACGGATCGATTTGGGCAGAGTCGAGCAATACTTCGCAGTATGGTGAAAGGTCAGCTGGATATGAAATCTATCGACGCAAcaaatcccaaaaatataagatcatattttatgttcTCTCGTGTAGGGTTCACCCCTTAGGGTTGTCCTTAAACGAAATTGAGAGCTCACTTGTCGCTATAATCGTATCTATATTACAACTGAAGCTCTTTTCTGAAGTAATACAAGAATGGAAgaagaaattgattaaaaatggggAAAAGTTTTTgccaattaataaatacaagaaGTGCATTTCTAAAGAAACATCATTGAGCGTAGCCACATTATCACATACACAAATTGTGCCAAAAGATCAGAAGAATGGATCAGAATTGAGTTTGTCTAATGCCTACGTTACATAAATTCGTTCTTCATCTATCTATTGTGGTATTTTTAATCATCTATTATGGGAATGCTTCGGCTAGCCAATTAACCTACCTCGTCCCGTTGGGaaataacaaagaaacaaaaatattcctttccactctaatatgaaattatttgaaaagtgtGAAGTGAAAGGATGCAGCAATAAGTATTATTCATCATCGTACTTATAAACTCTTAGTCGTGAGTTTTTTAAGGAAAGTGACTCCTCACCTTAAACAACTGTTAACATCCAATTCGAAAGAACTCCCTATTCAAGAAGTTAGATATATTTTCTCTAGTAATGCCTTCTGCCATATTAGTTAGGGGTGGGGTTACTTGCAGTGTGAGAGGATAAAATTAATTCCGAATCACTTGTATATATTTTCGGCTACAACACGACCTTAATTCACTGCTACGACCAGTTAAGAACTGCATTTCTTAGTATAAAAACACTAAATGCATATCAACagtataaactatatatatatttgtgcagttgtatattttatgttataacaCTTGTCTCACATCGTTACTAATTGTATCACacaattttattccaaaaagaaacagaaaaaaggcttgaaatcatctggtagttaaacaaataagtcaatcatgcTTATTACTTTTTATCTAATAAGTTCTCCTAGGCTATCattctcatattatttattcactatttttaaaatgaataacatattattaatatctacgaatattttattcgatactgtattataatattgcatagTAATATTCTATCGAAAGCGTAGCagtaaatttgaatttctttatagaaataataaaatgggcgatttatatgattatactatataaacgacgagggatttACAAGAATTGAATTTCCGTCCTTTTGGAAATGGagtataaatatagaataacttattaccttgtttatatatcaaaaagaataaatcatgaaatagccatgatgtatcaagcaagaagagggaatcgacacctgacaacaaaatacatagggtatttttgtgttagcgaggtaatgcCATAGTctacagttttctttttgtacatcGTAGGAATGTAggtattttccttttaaatttactttatctaatagataatgttaaaaaagacattttgtctccaaaatcatgtctctagattcaatattaaggaagttatgctTATACAAagctcaattttatattttgcattggctATTGatgttacattatttattatattattagatatatttactgtttctcaggatataataaatttctatGGCAATATTCAGCTTTGTGTGacagtataatattgaatatacaagtcatttgttaatattttgcatAAGGCACCAAATTAATTCGTTTTGGCCCTATTTGATTGCATAGCTGATCAAAATACCATACAAATGAAATTTGTAAATACAGGAAGCAAGAATAGGGAGAAGCTTCAAACTTCATCCACTCACCTTCTTTTGATTTTACAACTGGCTTTGTCTTAAGCCCACAAATGGTAAAGCTAAAAAATCAACTGGAATTATGAGTTCAAAGTCTCGCAACTACTATTTATAGTTTCAGCCTaatgatttgaatttgatattgcaataataaatcctcTATGGATGCTAGGAAAATTCATAAAggtgttatatttattaaataatcattgcTGAGCaacttacaatatatattacagTTTGATTTTATAGTGTTTTGGagcttcaattaattaattaccgAGGATTTGAGTtcactataaaaatttatatgttagtgaaaattatattcatataataccttccccaaaaatagagaaaataaaattcaagagactgaataaaatttacatagacatactgatttattaatatatacaaatataatttcagaatatataaaattttgtatgataTATTCTTAAGAAAATTAGGCCTTTAAGAAGTTATTTGCATTTAGAAGGAACTACATTTAAAAAGACAATTCCgatatttaatgtttgtttgaTCGGAGAACCAGTTAAGCTTTTGAAAAAAGTCTCTCATTTGATGCACTAGTAGGTAAAATtgtgtttgttttaaaaaacacttttttaatccTCCTGTACGCCATGATTGAATTTATGTCACTGTACT of Lepeophtheirus salmonis chromosome 12, UVic_Lsal_1.4, whole genome shotgun sequence contains these proteins:
- the LOC121126702 gene encoding uncharacterized protein isoform X7 gives rise to the protein MKFHCFTILTFVSINYTFSHIQLNDSVELSDKCLVKIFQEHHAYICDSRRNQNCFNGRYDDDKHCMNPSVAFFKNKDCYNENCLMPNSSFCNSGWKGIACSLCIPLPGCQHGICKKPYECICKKGYQGVLCNKPQCDNCKHVVILDGKETIVTSVSSFQIVKMEHVFIPLNVIVMKGLRDCFVTYQ
- the LOC121126702 gene encoding uncharacterized protein isoform X6 → MKFHCFTILTFVSINYTFSHIQLNDSVELSDKCLVKIFQEHHAYICDSRRNQNCFNGRYDDDKHCMNPSVAFFKNKDCYNENCLMPNSSFCNSGWKGIACSLCIPLPGCQHGICKKPYECICKKGYQGVLCNKPQCDNCKHVVILDGKETIVTSVSSFQIVKMEHVFIPLNVIVMKGLRDCFVTYQK
- the LOC121126702 gene encoding uncharacterized protein isoform X5 is translated as MKFHCFTILTFVSINYTFSHIQLNDSVELSDKCLVKIFQEHHAYICDSRRNQNCFNGRYDDDKHCMNPSVAFFKNKDCYNENCLMPNSSFCNSGWKGIACSLCIPLPGCQHGICKKPYECICKKGYQGVLCNKPQCDNCKHVVILDGKETIVTSVSSFQIVKMEHVFIPLNVIVMKGLRDCFVTYQEGINCQKLQKNKKT
- the LOC121126702 gene encoding uncharacterized protein isoform X1; protein product: MKFHCFTILTFVSINYTFSHIQLNDSVELSDKCLVKIFQEHHAYICDSRRNQNCFNGRYDDDKHCMNPSVAFFKNKDCYNENCLMPNSSFCNSGWKGIACSLCIPLPGCQHGICKKPYECICKKGYQGVLCNKPQCDNCKHGRCIEPNKCFCDFGWKGNNCDECKLFPNCKNGTCFHTFECNCNEGFKGLFCNISVSKITKSASHQILIFSSVCRFSIIIIIYNCILYLTLNRDGLTLTL
- the LOC121126702 gene encoding uncharacterized protein isoform X3 is translated as MKFHCFTILTFVSINYTFSHIQLNDSVELSDKCLVKIFQEHHAYICDSRRNQNCFNGRYDDDKHCMNPSVAFFKNKDCYNENCLMPNSSFCNSGWKGIACSLCIPLPGCQHGICKKPYECICKKGYQGVLCNKPQCDNCKHGRCIEPNKCFCDFGWKGNNCDECKLFPNCKNGTCFHTFECNCNEGFKGLFCNISGAPLFPHFCSTANIYFEKEYRIFIYDN
- the LOC121126702 gene encoding uncharacterized protein isoform X4, translating into MKFHCFTILTFVSINYTFSHIQLNDSVELSDKCLVKIFQEHHAYICDSRRNQNCFNGRYDDDKHCMNPSVAFFKNKDCYNENCLMPNSSFCNSGWKGIACSLCIPLPGCQHGICKKPYECICKKGYQGVLCNKPQCDNCKHGRCIEPNKCFCDFGWKGNNCDECKLFPNCKNGTCFHTFECNCNEGFKGLFCNISEIIKWAIYMIILYKRRGIYKN
- the LOC121126702 gene encoding uncharacterized protein isoform X2; its protein translation is MKFHCFTILTFVSINYTFSHIQLNDSVELSDKCLVKIFQEHHAYICDSRRNQNCFNGRYDDDKHCMNPSVAFFKNKDCYNENCLMPNSSFCNSGWKGIACSLCIPLPGCQHGICKKPYECICKKGYQGVLCNKPQCDNCKHGRCIEPNKCFCDFGWKGNNCDECKLFPNCKNGTCFHTFECNCNEGFKGLFCNISVSKITKSASHQILIFSSRRINVNTIVFNFQRLLDHV